Genomic DNA from Gemmatimonadota bacterium:
TACCACGATCAGATTGGTCAGCCCCACGGCCAGCAAGAAGCCGAACAGGTCCGGCGCCTGCCGCGCGATGCGGTAGCCCACCAGCCCCACCAGTGTGAACAGGCCCAGCACCACCAGCACCCCCGCGTAACCCCACTCCTCGCCGATTACGGCAAACACGAAGTCGTTGTGCGGCTCCGGCAGGAAGCCGAACTTCTGCTGGCCCCGCCCGAAACCCACCCCCAGGGGACCGCCACTCCCCAGCGCGATCAGCGATTGATGGACCTGGTAGCTCACGCCCGCAGGATCGTGCGCCGGATCCAGAAACGCCGTGATGCGACGCAGCCGGTAGCCGACCGCCTCGACCCGGTTCCAGAGCAGCGGCAGCACCACCACCCCGAGCACCAGGAAATGGCCAATGCGCGCGCCGCCGGCGAAGGCCACCAGTGCAGCCAGCAGCAGCACCAGCGCCGCCGCCGACAGGTTCGGCTCCAGGAAGATCAGGCCCACCACCACGCCCCAGACCAACAGGAACGGCAAGAGTCCGCGCGAAAGGCTGAACAAACGCTCCTGCTTCTTCGCCACCAGCGCCGCCGTCCACACCGTCACCACCAGCTTGGCCAGCTCCGACGGCTGCAATACCAGCGGGCCGGCCACCAGCCAGCGACGCGCCCCGTTC
This window encodes:
- the ftsW gene encoding putative lipid II flippase FtsW, giving the protein AWGSGGARRWGAGWEGPVLLVVVLALVAFGVVTVYSASAVMAQARGLEDYHFVVRQASGGALGLVVLGLVAQVDHGRLRSWAWPFLGVIVAMLLVLVLPGTRALAPELNGARRWLVAGPLVLQPSELAKLVVTVWTAALVAKKQERLFSLSRGLLPFLLVWGVVVGLIFLEPNLSAAALVLLLAALVAFAGGARIGHFLVLGVVVLPLLWNRVEAVGYRLRRITAFLDPAHDPAGVSYQVHQSLIALGSGGPLGVGFGRGQQKFGFLPEPHNDFVFAVIGEEWGYAGVLVVLGLFTLVGLVGYRIARQAPDLFGFLLAVGLTNLIVVQALLHMAITLALVPATGVTLPFISYGRSSLLVCLASAGVLLSIARAGARAAERSSGGAAARGRRW